The genomic window ATTAGCATCTGCCACAACTTCACCGGGAAGTTCAGTTAGGGTGTGGCGGAGATGAAAAGCATAGAGGCTGAGGGTGAAATTCTTCACTATTTTTTGTCGGGTTTCGTGTTTTCAAACAAAGGAGAGTTGTTTTTAATGGCGTTATCTACAAGTTCCTTTGATGATTCACTGGGTTGATTGACTGGAGTTTGTGATTTACTATTAGCTATTCCTATATTTCTGTCTACATCAATAGGAGATGCAACAGTGAGTGATTTCAGGTGTTGCTTGTAGGCTTCTAGAAGTTGATTACGGGATTCTGGTTGCAACCAATTTTCTAGAATTTCTACAATTTCCTCATTGTCTTCTGGTAACTGACTAGATAGTTGCTGCAATTCATTCCAGTCTTGAGTAGGAATCAATTTTGATTGAGAGTCAAGCACTTGAATAAAAGCTTGGATGCTATTTCTATAAATTGACATTTTCTAAACTCCTTTACCTATGTTACAAAAAGCAGCCCAATAAAAAGGTGATGTAAACGGTTTGGTTGAGGCATTTTCATAATTATTAGCAAAGTATTCATTTAAATATACCTTGCAAACTAAACTTAGTAAAGAGTTACTCAGCCAACTTTGAAAGCCTTTAACCGTCGTATCCCTTAACCAACGTTGTGCAGTATTTAAAGCTAATACAATATTACTTTGCTGCTGTAGTTCTTCGTAAAATTTAATCATCAATAAAGCTGTAGCTCTAGCACTGACAGTCCAAAGGCTACTGACTACATTGGTGCTACCAGCTAACAAAAATCCACTGGGTAAACCAATGTATTCATCACTAGTGCTTGTGAAGTCGGTAAAACCAGTTTCGCAAGCAGAGAGAGTGACTAGGCGACAGTTGTCTAGTTTGAAATAAGTAATGATATCTGCTAAAGTCAGGTTTCCATCAGCTAACTGTAAACCAGAATCTTGGGGAGAAGCAGAGTTAAAGTATCCATGACAGAAGAAAAAAGCACAGTTAGCTTTCAGCAATTTTTCATTTAGTGTAACATTGTGAATATTTTCATTAATGCCGAGCAGAATTGCTGACTTGTTAGCTTTTTCTTGCTTCAAAATATGAGCATCAGTAAACTGTTTCTTGATGGCTGCAACTGCTCCTAAATCTTTTTCGTAGCCTTGATATAAATCTTCTGCGGGGTTTTGGATGGCAAAGAAAGATTGAAAATCAGGACGTTGACGCAGTTGGACTTGTTGCAGAAGTTGACAACTGGGTGCATAGCCTACGCCGTTGGTAAATAAGTCAACTAGGTATGATTCTTTGACAGGTAAAGCATGGAGAGGAAACAGGTGTAAATAGCGATGAGGAATAAGTATTAATCTGTTGCATTGTTTGGGTACTTGGTCTAAGACTTCCTCAAGATGCAGAATTTCTGCTAATTTTTTCAGGCGTTCTTCTAGCTGATTCTGCCATTGGATTTTATCTTGGTCTTCCGGGTTGTAGTAGTCATCTAGATATTCATTTCTCCAATCGATTAAGGCATCTAAATCTTGTTGACTAGAATGCCAGATGCCTGGCTTGTTGTCGCTGGTGATAATGAAAGCGCGAAAACAATCATTAAAAATGTACCACTGGATGATTGCAGTTTCATTGTCTAAGAGTTTTTGAATTTCTCCAAATTGGATGTTGTGATTAACCAAAGGCAAATTTTCTGGACTTGTTAATGTTGCTTTGGTTAACAGTTCTACTAAATTCCGGGTTTTGCTACGTTCAATATATTCTATTGCCTCAGTGTCTCTTGCCAATGCTAGGCAAACTTCCACCATGCATCTATAAAGTTGATTCCATTCTTCCGCTTGTTTGCGCTTGGCTTCTTCGCCGGAAATAATATCTCCACGCAAAGCTTCGACTGTAGCAATGGCAGAAACAAAGGTATTGTAAGCTGAGTCAAATAGTTTTTCCTCTTGGTATAATCTGCCGAGATTTAACAAAGTTTCTGCATTGTTTTGGGGAAAGGCGCTGCGGGTTCTTACTTCCAGAGCAGCAGAGTAAACAGCGATCGCACTTTCAATATTGTCGGCTCGTTCTCCGAATATTCTCTGACGGTAAGCAATCCCCAGATTATTTTGCGTCATTGCCCAATCTTGGGGAAAGGCGCTGCGCGTATATACTTCCAGAGCAGCAGAATAAACAGCGATCGCACTTTCAATATTGTCGGCTCGTTCTCCGAATATTCTCTGACGGTAAGCTTCTCCCAGATTATTTTGCGTACCTGCCCAATTTTGGGGAAAGGCGCTGCGCGTATATACTTCCAGAGCAGCAGAAAAAGCAGCAATCGCACTTTCAATATTCTCGGCTCGTTCTCCGAATATTCTCTTACCGTAAGCAGCCCCCAGATTATTTTGCGTCATTGCCCAATTTTCGGGAAAGGCGCTACGGGTATATACTTCCAGAGCAGCAGAAAAAGCAGTGATTGCACTTTCAATATTCTCGGCTCGTTCTCGGAATATTCTTTCACCGTAAGCAGCCCCCAGATTATTTTGCGTCATTGCCCAATCAACAGGAAAGGCGCTGCGGGTTCTTACTTCCAGAGCAGCAGAATAAGCAGTGATCGCACTTTCAATATTCTCGGCTCGTTCTCCTTTTATTCTCTCACGGTAAGCAATCCCCAGATTATTTTGCGTACCTGCCCAATCAACAGGAAAGGCGCTGCGGGTTCTTACTTCCAGAGCAGCAGAATAAGCAGCGATCGCACTTTCAATATTCTCGGCTCGTTCTCCTTTTATTCTCTCACAGTAAGCAATCCCCAGATTATTTTGCGTGGTTGCCCAATCAACAGGAAAGGCGCTGCGGGTATAAACAGTTAGGGCGATTTCGTAGCCAGCGATCGCAATTTCTATATTGTTGGCTTTGCTACCCAAAGGAAAATTGCCAATCCCATTACTGAATATAACAATCAAGTAGGCAATGGACTCTACATCTGCTTCCGCTTCTGCTAGGGTATTTGTTGCCCAATGGCGCAATAATTCAGCAAAAATATGATTGAGTTTATCGATATTAGCAGCCAGCAATGGGTAAATTACTTGAGCATCGCCGTTGCTGTCTGCTGTTGCTTGCAGTACTTCTAGTAAAAATTGCCCGTAAGTGTCTATATCTTCTTGAGTGATGGGGGTAGTTTCTGGGGTAGTGAGATATGTTGCTAAGTTTCTCAACCACTCCGCAGTATTTTCCTCTCCCTGCTGGGCAAAATGCTCTGCTGCTGCTATAACAACCTGCACAAAGTCAGCATCTAGCAATTCTGTATTCGCTGCTAATATCTCTGGTTCTTCCCCGCTAGGGCAATTTAGCAGGGTTTGAATTAGCTGATTATAAGCTTGTAAACGCTGTTCGTTCATGAGCAGGTGTGAGTTAGACGCATCTTGATGAAGCTTCAACGATATTATCCTCAATTTCTGAAAAATGAGGGGTAAAAAGTTTTAGATCCTCGTTAAAAAGGCTACGGTGTACACGCAAGTTATTGAATTACCCCTCCCTAACCCTCCCCTTTACAAGGGGAGGGAACTAGATAGATTTTCCAGTTTCCCCCCAATACATCGGGGGGATTAAGGGGGGTAATCCTGGGAATAATAAGCACATTCCAGGAATATGAAAACGCTGATGACAAAGCTGTATAACCAAACCTCAGAAAAGCAAAAACGGCAAACTCTCAGAAACAATATGCCCCCCTCTGAAAAAATAGTTTGGGCAAAACTTAGAAATCAACAAATTGAAAGCTGTAAATTTCGCAGACAATACAGTATTGACAGATTTGTAGTGGATTTTTATTCTTCGGAATTGAGACTTGCCATAGAAATTGATGGTGATAGTCACTATCAAGATGGAGTTCCAGAATATGACCGCGATCGCCAAGCATTTTTGGAATCAAAAGGTACGAGGATTTTGAGATTTACGAATCAAGAAGTTTATCAAGATATTGATGGTGTGGTGGATAAGATTAGGGAAGTTATTTGTAGGTTGAGGGAAGTTACCCCACCCTAACCCTCCCCTTATAAAGGGGAGGGAACTAGATTTCTTTTTTTCCCTCTTTATAAGGGGGGATTAAGGGGGGTAATTCGACTTGTGTGTACACCATAGCTTATAGAGGGCAGGGAATTAGATGTTCTAGTTTCCCCTTTCTAATGTTGATTTAGCGTTCGCATTTATTGATTTGGCGTTCGCATTTATTGATTTGGCGATCGCATTTGTTGATTTGGCGATCGCATTTGTTGATTTGACGTTCGCATTTGTTGATTTAGCGTTCGCAGTTGTTGATTTGGCGTTCGCATTTGTTGATTTAGCGTTCGCATTTGTTGATTTGGCGTTCGCATTTGCTGATTGCACTTATTCTCAAATAACAAATTGATATGAAAAATGAGTAAAAATACAGACAAACTCGTAATTATTTCGCTGAACTTTTAATGAAATAAATCCACAAAACTACCCATCTCAGGCAAAAGAATACTCCACTATGTTGAAAAAGGAATTATTAAAAAAAGGATATCTCATGTCTTTAAGAACTCGTGGTTCTGCTGCTGTTGACAAAGCCCAACTTCGTCTCGCCTTGCTTAAATCCCTTGATGAAAATCTGGATTTAGGACATGGATTAACCATTGAAGCCTACAACCACCTGATCAACACTACCCGTGCGACGGTAGAAGCTCATAACACGCTTGTGTCCAATCTTGAAGAATCGCGTAAGACAGTAACCCAGATGGATAAAGCCCTCTCCGAAATGTCTGAACGAATGCTAAGTGGAGTTGCAACTATCTACGGCAGAAACAGTATAGAGTATTCCAAAGCTGGCGGTTCTAATGGAAAAAGAAATAAACAATCTAGTTCAAAAGTTGCTCCAGTTGTAGCGGTTCTTGCTAGTCAACCTGCTCAAGCTGCAATTGCGAATACCTCAACTAACGGTAAAAGCACAATTCCTTTGCTGCAATAATCCACTTTTTGCATAAATCTAGTGCCGAGTCAAGCCTAAATTTGTGCATTAAATGTAAGTTGGGTTGACGTAAGGAAACCCAACATGGATCATGTTGTTGGGTTGAGGCTTTGCAAAACCCAACCTACGCTTAATTCATCTGAATTCTATAGTGGCGATGTCTACGACGGGCTACGCCTACGCCTTTGAGTTACGATAACACCTGCAAATACCTTGCCGAAAACTACCCTGGTGATTTTGCCAAATGGTTACTTGCATCTGACACTTCCGATATCCAAGTACTCAAAACCGAACTCAACCTCGAACCGATTCGTGCTGATTCGGTGACGTTGCTGCAAATCTGTAACCAAATTTTACATTTAGAGTTTCAAACTACACCAAAATCCAAAACCCCGCTTGACTTTCGGATGCTAGATTACTACACCAGATTAAAGCGAGAATACTGGTGTGAGATTGAGCAGGTGTTAATTTTCTTACAAGCCACCTTCTCAGAAATTGTTTTTAATACCCAGTATGTAGATAAAAAAACCAGACACTCATATCGAGTAATTCGTTTATGGGAAGAAGATCCCACACCACTGCTAGCTAACCCCGCACTTTTACCACTGGCGACATTAGCCAGAACCAACTCACCCACAGACTTGTTAACTCAAGTCGCGGCTAGTGTCGATATGATTGAAGAAACAGACGAGCGACAGAATATATCAGCTTGTGTACAGGTTTTAGCTGGTTTGCGGTTTGATAAAAGTTTGATTACACAGCTTTTCAGAGAGGAAATTATGCAAGAATCTGTGATTTACCAAGACATTCTGCAAAAAGGATTGCAACAGGGTTTGCAACAAGGACAAGAACAAGGAAAGAAACAGGAGGCGCTACAACTGATTATGCGTCTTTTGACACGACGGTTTGGTGCAATTGAACCGGAGATGCAAGAGCAGATTAGCACTTTATCCATAACTCAACTAGAAGAGTTAGCAGAGGCGCTGTTAGATTTCTCCAGTCAAAGCGATTTAGTGAATTACTTAAGATATATCTTTTTACCTCAACCTAATCAGAAAGATTAAGTGACGTATACGCAAGAGGAAAGGGGGCAGGAAGTAGGGCGAATTCCAGCATTCTTTCTCCCCTTTTCCTGCTCCCCTACCTCTCTAGTCAGAATTATCAAAAAGCGTTACAACTTTGTCCCACACTCAGCGCAGAAGTTGTGGGTGGGAGCATTTTTTGCATTGCAGTTACTACAATAAACTGGCTCTGCTGCTGCTTTCGGCGGTTGCTTCTGCAAGCCAACCATTTGAGCGTTGCTCTTGCCAGGAGCTACCATTGGATAGCAGTTTTCGTCTCTGGTGACATGGGCATTCAAGATCACTGGGCCTTTGTGTGCCAGCATTTCGGCGATCGCATTTTTCAATTCACTGCGATCGCTGATTACCATGCCCTTAATCCCATAGGCTTTTGCTAACAACTCTACGTCTGGCATCCCTACCTCCATGTTTGAGCATGAGTAACGCTCACCATAGAAGGCTTGCTGCCACTGGCGCACCATTCCTTGCCAGCCGTTATTGATAATTATTGTCTTGACATTTATCCCATACTGTGCAAGTGTACCAAGTTCCTGCAAACACATTTGGAAACTGGCATCACCGCTAATACAGATGACTTCTTCATCAGGAAAAGCCACTTTAGCGCCCATTGCCGCAGGTAAGCCAAAACCCATTGTTCCTAAACCAGCACTAGAAATCCAGCGCCTTGGGCCATTCTTGAGGAATTGTGCTGCCCACATTTGATGCTGTCCTACATCTGTGGTGTAGAAAGCGTGGGGTGCTTGGTTACTTACTTCTACGATCACTTCTTGGGGGGAAATGCTGTCGGGATGGTGCGGCACTACTAGAGGATACTCTTCGCGCCAACGGTTAACTAAATTTAGCCATTCTTGGTTTTGATTAGGTGTAGCCTTGACGCCTGCTTCTTTGCATCGACGCAATAAGTCTACCAACACATTCCGCACATCGCCGACGATGGGCACTTCAGGAACGCGGTTTTTGCCGACTTCTGCTGGGTCGATGTCGATGTGAATTACTTTGGCACGAGAGGCGAATTCGTCTAATTTGCCTGTAACGCGATCGTCAAATCTGGCTCCGACGCAAATCAGCAAGTCACAATCACTAACGGCGAAGTTAGCGTAAGCGGTGCCATGCATCCCTAACATTCCCAAAGCTAGGGGATGATGTTCGTCAAAGGCACCGATCCCCATTAAGGTTGTGGTGACAGGGATGTTGAATAATTCAGCTAGTTCTTTTACTTCTTCGTGGGCACCAGCTGCGATCGCACCACCACCGACATACAATAGCGGACGGCGACTTTCTGTAATCAACTGGATCGCGGCATTAATTTGCCGGGGATTTCCCTTCACCGTGGGACGATAACCGCGTAACTTCACTGAACCTGGTTTTACAGGTATGTAGTCAAATTCTTCTAAAGCTACATCTTTGGGGACATCAATCAAAACTGGCCCCGGACGCCCAGTGCTAGCGATGTGGAACGCTTCGGCAACAATTCGCGCCATATCTTTGGGGTCACGCACTACATAGGAGTGCTTCACGATTGGTAGCGTAATCCCGTAAATATCAGTTTCCTGAAAGGCATCTGTACCAATGGACGGACGTGCTACCTGTCCTGTAACCACAACCATCGGGATTGAATCCATGTAGGCTGTAGCGATGCCTGTCACCAAGTTCGTTGCTCCTGGGCCAGAAGTGCCAAAGCATACTCCTACTTTCCCTGTGGCACGGGCGTAACCATCAGCAGCGTGGGCTGCGCCTTGTTCGTGTCTCACGAGAATGTGCTTCATAGCACCAGTTGCTTCCACCTTATACAGGTCGTCGTAAATTGGTAGAATTGCCCCACCTGGATAACCAAAAATATAATCAACGCCGTGGCGATGAAGGCTGTCAAGCAGAGCAAAACCGCCAGATGCACGTTTGGGCATGACTGGTGGGCTAGAAGTACGAGACTGTTTGTGATTCTCAGTTTGTGGCAGACTAATTGGGGAAAGCGATCGCACGGCCAAACCTCAGACTATAGCTAAAATAAATGCTGAATTCTGTAGTTAAGATTTCATTTTAATTGAAAACGTTCAATCAAATTCTAAGAATTTTATATATTAAATATAAAGTTAGACTATTAGCCTACATTAATTAAATTACGTCTTGCAAGACTGTGCGGGTATTTTTCCAAGCCCAAACACCGACAACTACGACAACAATACTCATTCCTACAAGCACAAATCGCAAGCCCAGAGCATCAGTTAATGGCCCAGTAATCGCCAGAGGTAACGCCAGAGCGATGTTGACGGCATGATTTTGAAAGCCAAATACTTTACCGTGCATGGTAGGTGGTGTTTGCTGTTGAATTAAAGTTTGCATGGGTACACCAATTAAGGCAGCACCTACACCCAAAAATGCACAGAGTCCTAACGCCAGCAATAAGTTGTGCGTAAAAGTGAACACCCCTAAAACTAGTGCAATCATCAAAAATCCCATTAAAGGTAGGGGCTTGTGATGCAATTTATCACCCCAGTTACCTAAAATAGCTGCACCAAATACCATACCTACCCCTGCTGCTGCCAAGAAAAAGCCAAACTGTTTTTCTTTGAGACCAAACTCCTCGGCTAATCGAATCGTCAGCACTGTTAAGGCTGCAAACACACAATATAAAGTTGTCAGTTGCAGCATGGCGTTCAAGATCAAAGGGTTTTTCTTGAGATAGCGCAGGCTCTCGGTGAATTCAGCCCAAGGATTATTTGATGCCCGATGCTCCGTCGGTCGTTTGGGTTCTTTAAACCTAACTGGCTGGATAATAGCACCCGATAATATGTATAATCCACCAACCACAAGCTCTTGACCGTATTCTTCTCCCATCAAGCTTTTCGCCAAACTCAAAATCGGCTCTCCGATAGCAAAGCCAACAATTAAAGCTCCCATCATCGTGCTGCTAAACAGTGCATTGGCTGCCAACAAATTCTCTCGCTTCACCAATAAGGGAATGGCTGCTTGTTCAGCTGGTGCAAAAAACTGCGTCACTGTGGAAATGGCAAAAGTCAGGATTAGCAGAATCAGGAACTCTCGTGGTAACAAGGGAAGACACAGCGTTAATATTCCCCGCACGACATCTGAGCCGACCAGAATCAGCTTTTTTGACAAACGGTCAACAAAGATACCACCAGCAGAACCGAACAAAATTGCTGGTATTGTAAACGACAGCATCAAGGTTGAATACATAGAATTTCGTGCCAACCCACGAAGCGGTGGGTAGTTCTCCAGCAGAGCAATCAGCAAAACGAAGAAGACCTTATCTGCTAACTGGGACAGCAGTTGCCCAATCCACAGGAGCATAAAACCACGGTTTTTTAGCAGTGCGCCAAATCCGTTATTAACAGCAGTTGGTTCAGTTGGAAACATTTAGATACTTTGCTTTGGGTAGATGGGGTATGGGGCATGGGGGAGCCACTGCGTTGGGCGGCTCTGCCGACTTGTTCGCTCTTAGCGTTCCCGCAGGGTAGCAAGTGGCGTCATGGGGTATGGGGCAGAGGGGAGAATAAATGCTGACTCCTAATTCCTAACTCCTAACTCCTCACCAGAGGCGGAGCGTCTCCGGCTCTGCTCCTCACTCCTAACTCCTGTTTACTTACTCCATTGTCCGGATTAATTTGCTTCATAGCGCTTTAACAGCATAAGCAAAAACTCAGATGCTGTGAGATCACCTTTGGGTGGAAAAATCCCAATGGATGAATCTACCCACCAGCCTTGTACAGTTTGGGGCGATTTCCACATGCACAAATGATCAACTGCTGGCTGTGCATAAAAGTTATTTTGCCCACTACCTAGCAAACAGGAACTCCAATGGGTGAAATAATCATGGCTCATCCGATGAATAGGGAAATTACCCTGTAGTGGTACTCCCCATCCATCTATAGCAATAAACGCTTTCACACGACCACCCAAGAGTTGCCACAAACACGCTGCCCCTATTGCCCCAACTACGCCAGCACTAAAGCTAATGAATATAATTGGTGATTTTAGCTGATCACCCAAGCGTTCGCGCAAAAACTGTAAGATATGAAATGCTGATAGAACCATAACATCTTTACCCGGATAAATCAGTATATTTGCGGCATTATAAGCGATCGCGCCATTAGAAACCATATCTAGTAATCCGACTTTAAAGCTTTCAGTTAAGTTTGACTCATGAATTCCAGGGCAAATAATTATACTCATCTGTCTATTCTGAAAATTGCGGATGTATATCGGTACTAGCAGCTTTTCATATTAATAACTTAAATCTGCTGTGGCAGTCTATTAGCGAAAGACACGTACTCCTAGGGAGAAGCCAGCTACGCAGAGCGTCTCGTAAAGCCTGCGGCATAGCAACTCTTAGAGACGCTCTTGCGTTCGCTTAGGGCATAACCTCTCCAGTTGAGAATACAATAAAAAAATGAACTTTTTACAAATAATTTAGGATTGCTATATTACCTGATTTTTACTGAGTAAATTATAGCTAATCCACATATATTTCCGAAATAATCCTATTTTAAAACTTACTTCTACACAAGCGAATTAACTTATAAAAAAGAGTTATCAAGTTCTTACTAAAAAATGCTATCAAGAAGTAATTTGAGTATTGAATATTTTTTCAAGCTGCTTTTGTGGCTAAAAAATAATATTTACAAGCACACAAATGGCTGAGAAAATAATATTAAGAGAATGGGCAAATTAATCAAGCGATCGCTCTTGGTGGGCAACTCCTGATTAATGAATATGAATCAACGAGAAATAAATTATTTATTGGGCTTTTTATTAATCTATTGGATTTGGATATTTTTTTATTCGACAAGTTTTGAAAGCTTTTCTGCCAGTTTGACATACAAAATATCTGATGAAGAAGCAGTAGAAAATAATATATTTGCTCCTAATCTATATAAAAGTATGTTGAGCTTTGCGCCTTTAAGAGAATATTTTGAATTTCTCAACTTGATGTTGGGAATTGTTGAAGACTTAAATCTTGATAGACGCATTTTACACAAAGCTGCACCAAATTAATTTCACAGAGAATGCAGCTTTTCGGCATCTTAACCGCTTTCGCTATTCCAGCAATATATACAGATGGCGTATTGATTCAATTTTCCATGTCCAATGCCCAATGCCCCACGTAAGTCTTGTATGTCTTTTGATGTATTCTCTTGATTTTCCCACCTATCCTATCCCCCTGGATGGGATAATAAGTTATAAGTAGGGAAAAAGTGCAAACTATTCCCTAATTCCAAATCTCTCTGCACTTTGGTTATATTGAGGAACTAATTGTGGTTGCCACGCCGGAAAAAGTACAACACACCCACGAGCATCTATCAGGAAAAGACCGTGTAGCCGTACTGCTTATGGGCTACGGCGAAGTCGAAAGCTACGAAGATTTCGCCAACTATAACGAACAGGCTTTAAATCTACTGACAGCAAAATTTGCACCGGTGCCAACCTGGATTTATCCCCCTTTGGCCAAACTTCTGGCGCTATTTGACCGCCACGAGTGGGGACACACTCACCACGATTTTATCTCCCCACATAATGCCATCTTTGAACAGCAACGGGCTGGGATTGAGAAGCAATTACAAGAAAAATGGGGTGATAAGGTTCAAGTTTTCAAGGCTTTCAACTTCTGTGCCCCTTTTCTACCTAATCAAGTTCTAGCAGAAATCAAAAACCAAGGCTTTGAGAAGCTACTAATTTACCCTTTGCTGGTTGTTGATTCTATCTTTACTAGTGGTATTGCGATCGAGCAAGTTAACAATGCTCTCGTCGAGTTGACTGATGGTGAAGAACACTGGGTGAAAGCACAGCGATACATTCCTTCTTTCTTCAATGAACCAGCCTACATTGATTTGATGGCTCATCTGGTTGAGGAGAAAATTGCTGAGTTAGCAGCAGCTTACCTACCTTCTCAAATCGGTATTGTCCTAATGAACCACGGCTGTCCCCACAAAGCCAAAGGCTTTACTTCTGGGATTGCCGAAAGTGAAGCAATGTACGATTTAGTTCGGGATAAGTTGATTAACCGCTATCCCTTAATCTCAGTGGGTTGGCTCAATCATGACACGCCTCTAATTGATTGGACACAGCCAAACGCCCAACAAGCAGCAAATAACCTAATTCAATTAGGTGCAAAAGTGGTAATTTTTATGCCAATTGGCTTTGCCACAGAAAACCACGAAACTTTATTGGATGTACACCATATCATCCATGCTTTGGAAAAACAGCATCCTGGTACGAACTACGTGCAAATGGCTTGCGTCAACGACCATCCAGAATTTTTGGCTATGGCGGGCCAATGGGCTGATGCTCATATTGCAGAGCTGTTGTCACAAAGTTTGGCAGTTAATCCCCAACTAGCTGGGGATCACCATCACCACCATCACCACCATTAAGTTGAGTGGGGTGGGTGGGCAAAGCTTTGCCCACCCTACAACTACAACTAGTTTACGCCCCGCAGCTTGCGAGTATTATCAACTAAACTCTGAGCAAATTGATCAAATCTTTGAGAGAGTTTCTCATCTACTAGCTTGTTTTCAGGACTGAAAGCACCCCAAGCTTGTCCGATCGCAATTTGTTCGGGAATCACCCAACCATGTACCCAACGAATAATTAGCCGGAGCTCATTTAAAGCATTACTATTAGACTGACCACCCAAGACACTAATTAGTCCTGTCACTTTATCCGACAGTTGCTCAAAGCTCATCAAATCCAGGGCATTTTTCAGGACACCACTAACCCCACCATGATACTCAGGTGTCGCTAAAATTAACCCATCAGCGCGACTGACTGTATCTTGCAACCGCTGAACATCTGGATACTCTGGATACTCCTTTGCGCCAGTACAAAACGGTAGCTGCAACTGTCGTAAATCGAGAATTTCTACCTCTGCACCCACAGCTTCAACCCTTTGCACTGCTACTTCTAAAGCAAGCTGGGTATAGGAGTTGGGTCTTAAACTACCGCCAATGCCA from Nostoc sp. UHCC 0926 includes these protein-coding regions:
- a CDS encoding ferrochelatase yields the protein MVATPEKVQHTHEHLSGKDRVAVLLMGYGEVESYEDFANYNEQALNLLTAKFAPVPTWIYPPLAKLLALFDRHEWGHTHHDFISPHNAIFEQQRAGIEKQLQEKWGDKVQVFKAFNFCAPFLPNQVLAEIKNQGFEKLLIYPLLVVDSIFTSGIAIEQVNNALVELTDGEEHWVKAQRYIPSFFNEPAYIDLMAHLVEEKIAELAAAYLPSQIGIVLMNHGCPHKAKGFTSGIAESEAMYDLVRDKLINRYPLISVGWLNHDTPLIDWTQPNAQQAANNLIQLGAKVVIFMPIGFATENHETLLDVHHIIHALEKQHPGTNYVQMACVNDHPEFLAMAGQWADAHIAELLSQSLAVNPQLAGDHHHHHHHH
- a CDS encoding NADPH-dependent FMN reductase; its protein translation is MVRIVGIGGSLRPNSYTQLALEVAVQRVEAVGAEVEILDLRQLQLPFCTGAKEYPEYPDVQRLQDTVSRADGLILATPEYHGGVSGVLKNALDLMSFEQLSDKVTGLISVLGGQSNSNALNELRLIIRWVHGWVIPEQIAIGQAWGAFSPENKLVDEKLSQRFDQFAQSLVDNTRKLRGVN